The Parachlamydia acanthamoebae genome has a window encoding:
- a CDS encoding CBU_0592 family membrane protein → MIDFADVIGMLGVGCVLGAYFLLQASLVKVTDSYYSAINAVGALLILYSLFFHWNTSSVVIEIFWFGISIYGEILRWIRKKV, encoded by the coding sequence ATGATAGATTTCGCCGACGTTATTGGCATGCTAGGGGTTGGATGTGTGCTTGGAGCTTATTTTCTTTTACAAGCATCCCTTGTCAAAGTGACAGATTCTTACTATTCGGCCATTAATGCTGTAGGAGCACTTCTGATTCTTTATTCACTTTTTTTTCACTGGAATACTTCATCTGTTGTTATAGAAATTTTTTGGTTTGGGATTAGCATTTACGGGGAAATATTAAGATGGATTCGCAAAAAGGTATAA